One window from the genome of Crassostrea angulata isolate pt1a10 chromosome 2, ASM2561291v2, whole genome shotgun sequence encodes:
- the LOC128172313 gene encoding CX3C chemokine receptor 1-like, giving the protein MANTYVLIAASILFCIGFIGNSVTVCFIGVSKQLHTPTYVTIGCLAMSDVLVSVTQYVRTLPGLKIYVDDKYTGSIYGIFTFLCIHSAFFHMVLVSYVRFVFITNPLHSLNLTCKQILLMSFAIWLSSVVVSIGYGADKVLLLLDVVSFETAVFAEVGFGLYVCGLPFIIVIVFNVRKLYYLYNQTASVRRTRIANSMSVMFWIIIVIYLLSTIYPVFYIIDFAVLKDRSLLNRSLDFVHKMFFFSLLVNSCLNPLVYFMFSPPVLRLLSRLRKCCNHGTYPCISNPSSGL; this is encoded by the coding sequence ATGGCGAATACGTATGTTCTGATTGCTGCATCAATTTTGTTCTGCATTGGATTTATTGGAAATTCTGTCACCGTGTGTTTTATTGGTGTGTCCAAACAGCTGCACACTCCGACATACGTCACAATTGGTTGCCTAGCAATGTCTGACGTACTCGTCTCCGTGACGCAATATGTTCGTACTCTACCTGGtctaaaaatatatgttgatgataaatatacaggttctatatatgggatatttacatttttatgtatTCATTCGGCATTTTTCCATATGGTATTAGTATCATATGtacgttttgttttcattacaaaTCCTCTGCACAGTTTGAATCTGActtgtaaacaaattttgttgatgTCTTTTGCCATTTGGTTAAGCTCTGTTGTCGTTTCCATCGGATACGGAGCAGATAAAGTGCTACTTTTATTAGACGTAGTATCTTTCGAAACAGCAGTTTTTGCTGAGGTTGGGTTTGGTTTGTATGTTTGTGGATTACCatttattattgtaattgtttttaatgttcGAAAGTTGTATTATCTGTACAACCAAACAGCTTCTGTTCGACGAACCAGAATAGCAAACTCAATGTCTGTGATGTTTTGGATTATTATCGTGATTTATCTCCTGAGCACAATATATCCTGTATTTTACATAATCGACTTTGCAGTGTTAAAAGACAGGTCACTTCTTAATAGAAGTTTAGACTTCgttcataaaatgtttttcttttcattgcTTGTTAATAGTTGTTTGAATCCATTGgtatatttcatgttttcaccCCCTGTTTTAAGACTTCTATCCCGATTAAGAAAATGTTGTAATCATGGCACATATCCATGTATAAGTAATCCTAGTTCGGGTCTGTAA